ccataatatgaattttaacagttgtccaatagggctgtcggctgtgtattaacctgacttctgcacaacacaactgatggtcccaaccccattgataaagcaagaaattccactaattaaccctgataaggcacacctgtgaagtggaaaccatttcaggtgactacctcttgaagctcatggagagaatgccaagagtgtgcaaagcagtaatcagagcaaagggtggctattttgaagaaactagaatataaaacatgttttcagttatttcacctttttttgttaagtacataactccacatgtgttcattcatagttttgatgccttcagtgagaatctacaatgtaaatagtcatgaaaataaagaaaacgcattgaatgagaaggtgtgtccaaacttttggcctatactgtatatacataataaaataaatattaataataataataataatgatacaattaataaataaaaaatgttttgtttggaaTAACATTGACCCCAACAAGTTAAACCTACAAAAATtgcagaaaatcagcaaacacGTGAATTTTAGTTGGTTTAATTTGTAACAAAGATACCATTGCTGCCACTCCTCCTCACTCTCTGCCTTAGTCCACTCCTCGCTTCCGGTATCTCCCTCTAGATACTCCTCTAATGCCCTTGTGCAATCTACCTTGAAGATCTGGCTCCAATTTCTGCGGCATTTTAATCTTCGTTCAGCATCCATGCTAGGGCCTGTAAGTGATAACCATATGTTTACTCCCTCATTATTAGACTCGACTTTCAGGAACTGGGGCAGGCTTGGAATAAACACTTTTACAGATTTATTTGAGGACGATGTGCTCTGTAGCTTCTCCCAGCTAAGGTTCAAATATGATTCATCTCGTTCTGACCTTTTCCGGTATTTCCAGAGTCGTCATTTTCTACAGTCCCAGCTGACCTCTTTCCTACGTTGCCCACCCGATATGGTCTGGGAGGACACTCTTAAACTACCACACACTTCTCAAAAATTAATTTCCAAAATTTATGATAATGTTTTATCGCTAACTTGTGACTCTGCTCCCAAGATCAAGAGAAAATGGGAGTCAGAACTGGGAGTTGAACTGACCGATGAATGGTGGTCCGATGCTTTACATCAGATTAACCACTCTTCCTCTTGTGCACGCCTGAGTCTGATCCAGCTCAAACTGGTACATAGAACTTACCTTTGTAATGCTCGGCTGGCAGAAATCTATCAAAATGTGAGTCCAATGTGTCCTTGTTGCTTCACTGGTCTCGCAACCCTTTTTCATATGTTCTGGTCTTGCCCAAAGCTCAGTGGGTTCTGGTCAGCCATTTTCAATACTATCTCAGACTGGGTACATTTTAGAATCAAAGGTTTCCCTTTGCTCGCCATGTTTAGTGTGCCCAGAGTTCAACTCCCTTGTAACACACATGTGTCTGACATGATTGCTTTTCTATTGCTCCTGGCAAGAAGGAGGATACTTTTAGAATGGAAATCTTCCATTCCACCCAGACACTCTGTGTGGCTTAGTGACACCATGTTTTTTCTCCAGTTGGAAAAAATTAAATTCACTCTCAAAGGGTCAACAGACCTATTTTATAAAAGgtggcagccatttttaatttatttcagaaATTTACCCGTAATTCCACAAGATTAGGATAGGTTAAGACTGAATTCTGTAACTACTATGTGCACTACTAATGTGGAATGTAGGTGTAAACTCTAACGGTTGGCCAGTTCTACAATATCCCTATATTCCTTTTTTCAATggcctgctgttttttttcattttttatttttattatttacttacttatttttttcatttatttttcttaggGTAGACAGGTGGGGATGAGGGGTGGTTTGGTGGGTTGTATTAtaaatttttaaaactttggTGATGTGCTCCTTGTAACTATTATCTGTGATACTCTGGTCTGTTTTGCACAAACACCACCAATAAAAATGTTGTAACAAAAAAACTGACTTCCGGTATAGACTTCCGGTATGTATACaacttccggtatggacttcCGGTATCTGTACACGAAGAATATTaacttccggtatggacttcTGGTATGAATTGGATATATGGCAGCGCCCTTTTCCGCCATCTTGCTTGCAGCTGGGTACTCTTGGAAAAATGCTATAAAACACACTAAAGAAGAGGGAAGACCCCAAAAAGCATAAAAGGAAGTTAATAGGCCCGTTTttcactgaagaagttcctggtactatttggggggcaggaactactacaggaacgtcctcttgctcggccctctcaaccgctgtgtctccactgagagagcggagtaggaggaaggttcctgtaaagttacgggctctggatgtgacgtaatcgttgcgcgaccatttaccggggcgacgtagggacgccgttagctgttagcccttaccggtgtctgtaataactcactaaatggcccgtgaaaaaaaaaaaaattccagcggatgtcttagttacaacatgattgagctatctggagtagtttcatgtcgtatccgacaacgggaggcttttaacagatgacgtcctgatgttagctttgctgctgctgttagctgtccctgtcagcggcagccactgatgcattctagacatcgtgatttcccaaaactgaataaataccacacatagcaacacaaaactgctttgctagctcaatcatgttgtaagatatccgctggaaagaatatttttttcacggaccgtttagtgagttttttttacatggcggaggaagctatatgaacaagctaatcctcgtctgctgagttttaaaaatgccggctatttgttgctttctgttgacatcacatccctccttgagtatatccaatcagcaccaagtaatccccaagccccagccaggagtctttcggggccgttgaGTACCtacccgaggcagggacttgtttagcccccgtaaaagttccagaactctgtccttcgggggtggttcctgcggtggagacacgcaccaacggccccggccccgtaaaattgcCCTGAAGCTCCTGCGGTGGAAATGGGCCTATTATATGGTGGCGCCTTCTGTCATAGGCCAGATTAAAACTTTCCAGTAAATCTGGAACCCGTTGAAATATGTTGAAATAGGTcaatatatgaaatatattgACCTGCGAAACATTGCACCAGATAAAGATGAGGATTGAACAATCCACCCTCACCTTTCTCCTGAtggaaaattaattaattatgactttttatttatgttttattctttaaatcttattttatacataaatcaatttattattttagatattattattattgttattatttcttCTTATTTGTCCTTATGTGCTTCACAAACTTGAGCTGGGTGACGGCAAAGAGTGAAGGAATGAAGACTTGGATATGTTTTGCTCCCTTTCACACAGATCATACTGTACTGACTGTTAAATGATTCtggaaaatcaataaaaataatttgaatgATAAATATGGTTGTGAGCAGCTGAAGCCACATCATCTCAGCTGTACATGACTTCCAAATTAACTTCTAAATAGaaaatatttcacacactaAACACTTTTGCGCAAATCATAAAACACGTAATTATCATGTACATACAGTGTGTCCAGATATCAAatgtataatgtgtttatttacgTTTCTATAGCCACATCTTAAAAGTCTTGTTACCATCAAACCACTGGGTGCTCCATAATGAATGCTTCCTGTATGAAGGTTGAGCAGCTACATGTGTAGGCTATCCCAAAGAATTACTGGTACTTGTagcagtgatgtgatgtgatgtgatgtgatgtggagtcaagtttctgtttttgtcactaCATAACTTTACTGCCCTCTACTGGATTTTAAAACATATGGCATTTATCTCACCAAGGCCAAATGTCTTGTGATGTTATGAAAGTGAAAACaatttgtgtgtctgtcctctctgtTACACTCTTGGGTTCTTCCTTGGCTCATGCTGCACCCTTCCACCAAGTGTCATAGAAATTGGGCCCATAGTTATTcataatcctgctgacagacagacagacagacagacagacagacacacacacacacacacacacacacacacacacacacacacccacacccacacccacacacacacatacaaacagtaTTAAAAGtataacctccttggcagaggtaataaatcatgtttttgattttaagtTAGTACATTAATCTTCTGTCAATCTCCTAAATGTGTTTTGAGCTGATAAATATCACAGTGAAAGCAGTCAGTCAAAGACAGTATTTTTGACGAGCCATAAAGCTAAGAAAGTATATCTTCACCTTCAAAATTTTAAACTATACTGACTTCCAGCTTCTAAATTAAAACCCTGAAGGCCACAATAAAACTCTCCTGAATAGACTTTTATGTCGCTTTATCTAAATGGTGAATGGACTGCACCTATAGCAGTTATCTCGTCTTCCAACCACTTACTTTAAGCcgctttaacacacacacacacacacacacacacacacacacacacacatacaaacagtaTTAAAAGtataacctccttggcagaggtaataaATCATGAAGTTTTTGATTTTAAGTTAGTACATTAATCTTCTGTCAATCTCCTAAATGTGTTTTGAGCTGATAAATATCACAGTGAAAGCAGTCAGTCAAAGACAGTATTTTTGACGAGCCATAAAGCTAAGAAAGTATATCTTCACCTTCAAAATTTTAAATTATACTGACTTCCAGCTTCTAAATTAAAACCCTGAAGGCCACAATAAAACTCTCCTGAATAGACTTTTATGTCGCTTTATCTAAATGGTGAATGGACTGCACCTATAGCGGCTATCTCGTCTTCCAACCACTTACTGTAAGccactttaacacacacacacacacacacacacacacacacacacactggtggccgaggctaccttacatggtgccacctgctacacagtaacctttcacacacactcacacactgatggagcagccatcGGGagtaatttggggttcagtatattacccaaggatacttcgacttgcggactggaggagctggggattgaacGGTCAATctagtggatgacctgctctacctctgagccacagctgtccCATTTACACCCCTATTTTGCCCTGATTCAGTGTTCTTGTAGCAGTAACTCTTCCTGTGGCCTAATGCACAGAACTCTGTGTAGAttcatgacaaaaaaatgtgtatAAGCATTCTTTTTGTCAGATTTATAAAGCCATGCATAcacctgattttattttataaatctcAATCCTTGTGGCATTGGGTGCCAGTGGAGGAGCCTCATTTCAACACTGTGACGGCCTCCTGCCTCTAGGGCCTGCTGTTGTGTTCTGTGTTCCCTCTCTTGTGTTGTCTTGTCTTTCCCTGCAGGTCGTAGGTGGGGCTTGCCACACCTGGGTGGACCTGGCCAGTCCACAGGTGTATAAGAGCTGGCACTACTCCTCACATTTGgtcttctctgctctgctccgtGACCTACCTGGCGCGGTTGCATCACTGCGCCCGCGATTCCTCGGTGCATTATGTTGTGGTTTAGTTAGTTTATTTGTTATTTCAGTTAGTATTTGATTATGTTTCCAGTTACCTAAATGTATATTGTTTGTAATATAATCATTTCGTTTTACTTTAAAAATCGTATGTCTCCTCGTTTTTGTCATGGCTTTGAGCCAGGTCATGACAAAATGGGGGCTCGTCCACTTGTTTTGCCTGTGCGCACCGGtaagtcattcattcagtcgGTTTGTGTATTAGCTCGGaaggttgtgaatgaaataacgTTACCGTGCTTACTACGGAGAGGCGTGGGAATCCGGAAACTGCGAGGGctttgtttgaaatgtttggCACGCTGCGCGGAGAGGTATGGTTGGGAAAAAATAATCCGTTTGGTAAGTAATATTTGCCGTGGCTGCTTTGTATCTAAGTAaagttcattgttttttttgggttttttttgagCACCCCGATAAGCTTAGCCGTCGGGCAAGCAGGACTTGTCACTtggttattttttctcttttttatttttgttggcaAATCCTGAGGAGGGAGCGCTCCGGGCTCGGGGTATTACGATCGGCTGTGTCCATGGTCGAGAGTGGTATGTCGGGTCTGGTGACGTTTCGAGCTCGGCAAGCCATCGAAGACGGCTATTTGAGGCTCAAGTTAGATCTGTGGGTAGGCAGTCAGGGTTTGGGGTGTCTCAAACTTTTCCCATCTGTTAAAGTTTGGGGGGAATTAAAGCAGCTCGGCGAGTATTTGGTGTTTGATGCCACTTTGTGCGCGAGGGTTTTTGGTAGGTAAATTTGTTAATCTTTGATTTGAACCactgtaataataaaaaatgtctgATATTTCTGACTTCGTTAAAGCTCCCTCTGAGGACTTTTTGAATAAATGCACTAAGGAGCAGTTGTTAAAAATTGCAGAGCATTTTGAAATTGTTTCGGACAGGCGGTTAAAGGACACTGTAAAGAGCATTTTGATAGCTAATTTAACTGAGATGGGTGTGTTGGCCGTAGAGCCTGTATGTCCTCCTGATGCTGGTTTTTCCTCGCCGTTCATTGCAGCATCTAATTTCACTTTCGAGCAGCAAAAAGAAGTGTTAAAGTTGCAATTAGAACATGATAAAATGAGACAAGTGGAAATAGAAAAGCAATTAGCTATTGAAAAGTTGCGCTTTCAGACTGAACAGGCAAAGCTCCAGCTTCAGCAGTATAAGCTGGATTTAATGAAAAGCGGTAAGTTAATTGGAGATGGCTCTTTTGAGGTGGATGCGTCTTCGTGTTTTCCGGGGTCTCCTGACTGTTTTGATGTTTTAGGTAATCTTAGGTTGTTGCCTAAATTTAGTGAAAAAGACCCGGAGACTTTTTTCTCGTTATTTGAGCGTGTTGCGGAGACGAGAAAGTGGCCTGAGTCCGCTCTTCCTTTAATGTTGCAGTGCGCGCTGACCGGTAGAGCGCAGGAAGCCTATTCAGCTCTGTCCGTGTCAGACAGCCAGATTTACTGCCTTGTGAAATCTGTTGTGTTAAAAGCTTACGAGCTCGTACCCGAAGCTTATCGCCAACGTTTTCGTACGTGGAAAAAGGCTGACAAACAAACGCATCTCGAGTTCGCTCGGGACTTAACTGGACATTTTACGCGTTGGTGTTCCGCATTGGAGGTCAAGACTTTTGATGACCTGTGTGATCTGATACTGTTGGAGCAGTTTAAAAACTCTATTCCCGTGAACATTGCGCAACTTATTAGTGATCACAAGGGAAAAACAGTGAGCGAGGCCGCTGCCCTGGCTGATGACTATGTGCTGACGCACAGACGGTCTTTTGGAGAGTTGCGCACTCACGGTACCAGTTTTGGTGAGTGTGCAGGTGCCGTGAGTTATGTTCCTTTGGGTAAGTCTGACTTTAGAGAGCACAACACGAGAGTCTGATAAAATCTGTAGCTACTGTCACAAGAAAGGGCATTTTAAAGCGGACTGTTTTGCACTCAAAGCTAAGACTAAACAGAGTGGACCTGCGGGGCAGCCGAAAGGTGCCTGTCTCGCTGTGTCCGTGCCAAAAACACTCTCAATACAGGTAGAAAGTGTGAATGAGCATGTTAACGATGTACCTGGTGAACTTGAACCCTTCTTGCCTTTCGTTTCTGATGGTCACGTTTCTTTGGTAGGGAGTGATTGTAAAGTGCCTGTTAAAATACTGCGGGACACTGCTGCCTTTGACTCATTCATTCAGGCTTCGGTGTTGCCGTTCTCTGAAGAGTCACACGGGGTGTTTTGTGCCGGTTTTGGGAATGGGGATGAAGGTTTTGCAAGTTCCTTTGCACAAGATGGTGTTGTATTCTGATCTTTTTCAGGGGGAGATAACAGTTGGGGTGCGTCCTGCGCTGCCAATTGGGGGCATCACTCTGACTTTGGGTAACGGTGTGGCAGGTGGACGTGTCTGGGCTGACGCTCCACCTCCGCCACCCCCTGTAGTCTCTTCTGTTCCGCTGGTGAGAAAACAGCCCGATGAGTATCAGGCCAGCTTTCCTGAAGTTTTCACTGCGTGTGCGGTAACACGTTCAATGACACGTGACACTCCTGATTCAGTCTCTGAACCTGTATAAATTAAAGGTGAGGTGTCAGATTcgttgtatttttctgtctgaCGTCCCTCTCTCGGCTTCGCAGGAAGAGCTGAAATTGGAGCAGCGGGCGGATCCTTCTCTGGAGGGTTTGTTTGACATGGTGTTACCTGAAGATGAGGTAAAAAATAATTCTCATGGTTATTTTTTTGCTGAATGAGCTTCTGGTGAGAAAGTGGGTGCCTCACGGAGATGACTTCGTTGGAGACCCCATTATCCAAATTGTTGTGCCTGTTAAATTCCGTGAGTCTGTGTTGAAACTTGCTCATGATGAATCTGGACACTGGAGGGGTGGAAAAGACTTATAACCGGGTCCTCAGGCACTTCTTTTGGCCTCGATTAAAGAGGGATGTAGTATCTCATCTTAAAACGTGTCACACCTGTCAGCGTACAGGTAAACCGAACCAGAGAGTTAAGCCCGCTCCTTTGCTCCCGATTCCTGCCGTAAGTCAGCTGTTTGAGCACCTTATTATTGATTGTGTCGGACCGCTTCCTCGCTCTCGTTCAGGTGCTGTGTATTTGTTAACGGTTATGTGTCAAAGCACTCGTTTTCCTGCGGCGTACCCATTACGCACAATTACTGCGCGCTCTGTTGTGCGCGCACTGTCTCAGTTTATTTCTATTTTCGGCATTCCAAAGGTAATCCAGTCTGACCAAGGCTCAAATTTTACCTCCAAACTCTTCTCTCAAGTGTTGAAACAGCTTCACATTAAGCATAACAAAGCATCTGCGTACCATGCCCAAAGTCAGGGAGCTTTGGAACGTTTCCACCAGTCCTTAAAATCATTGTTGCGTTCCTACTGTGTGCAGATGGACAGAGATTGGGAGGAGGGGTTAATGCTGGCAGCTCGAGATGAGACACAGGAGAGCACTGGTTTCAGCCCAAATGATTTGGTGTTCGGTCACACTGTGCGTGGTCCTTTAAATGTTCTGAGTGATCAGTGGAAGGATGCCGAGCCACCTAAAAATCTTACTGATTATGTGAATGGTTTCCGCCATAGACTGTTTACTGCCGGAGAGTTGGCAAAGAAAAACTTGACACTTGCTCAGACTAAGATGAAAAAACTGTATGACCGGCGTGCTGAACGCCGCGTGTTTAGTGTGGGGGACCAAGTCTTAGCGTTGTTACCTATTGTGACTTCTCCCTTTCAGGCTAAGTATTCTGGTCCATATGAAGTGACAAATAGTCTCTGAACACAACTACATGATTTCTACTCCAGAGCGTAGAAAGAAAATGCAGCTGTGTCATGTC
The nucleotide sequence above comes from Epinephelus lanceolatus isolate andai-2023 chromosome 21, ASM4190304v1, whole genome shotgun sequence. Encoded proteins:
- the LOC144459429 gene encoding uncharacterized protein LOC144459429, giving the protein MGMKVLQVPLHKMVLYSDLFQGEITVGVRPALPIGGITLTLGNGVAGGRVWADAPPPPPPVVSSVPLEELKLEQRADPSLEGLFDMVLPEDEVVGGACHTWVDLASPQVYKSWHYSSHLVFSALLRNLSGAAASLRPRFLGAIMLWFS